The following are encoded together in the Glycine max cultivar Williams 82 chromosome 8, Glycine_max_v4.0, whole genome shotgun sequence genome:
- the LOC100793296 gene encoding zinc finger protein CONSTANS-LIKE 16-like (The RefSeq protein has 1 substitution compared to this genomic sequence), with translation MRDMKDAGALGGKTARACDSCVSRRARWFCAADDAFLCHACDTLVHSANQLASRHERVRLQTASSKATTTTTHAWHSGFTRKARTPRHNNSKHFALQQRLKDEVLFNNTSVLPLVPELGGEEQEPVVVDNDETEEQMLCRVPVFDPFDVRTDDLDSFSDMDFSEFAADVEGRLDKEDDEISAYVGGGEGVQGVLAKVKGEEEIDGDVACYLESVFDMISDDAFHWNNIESVVSDAREEKGCVVPCDGGVSEQGGIKRDIFLRLNYDEVITAWSSQGSSPWTTSNPPKFNSDYDFSLGLSGVDGEGRSLRGHLDGGREARVSRYREKRRTRLFAKKIRYEVRKLNAEKRPRMKGRFVKRTCFVGANAFPAYH, from the exons ATGAGAGACATGAAAGACGCAGGTGCCCTGGGAGGCAAGACAGCACGAGCCTGCGATAGCTGCGTAAGCAGAAGGGCAAGGTGGTTCTGTGCAGCAGATGATGCTTTCCTCTGCCATGCTTGCGACACTTTGGTTCATTCCGCGAACCAGTTAGCAAGCAGACACGAAAGGGTTCGGCTTCAAACTGCATCCTCTAAGGCAACCACAACCACTACGCACGCATGGCACAGTGGATTCACACGCAAGGCAAGAACCCCGCGTCACAACAACAGCAAGCACTTTGCGCTGCAACAGCGTCTCAAACACGAAGTTCTCTTCAACAACACCAGTGTTCTTCCCCTCGTGCCGGAGCTCGGAGGGGAAGaacaagaaccggtggttgtgGACAACGATGAAACGGAGGAACAGATGCTGTGTCGCGTGCCCGTGTTCGACCCTTTTGATGTGAGAACCGATGACTTGGATAGCTTTTCTGACATGGATTTTTCTGAATTTGCTGCTGATGTTGAAGGCCGGCTTGACAAAGAAGACGATGAAATAAGTGCGTATGTGGGAGGAGGAGAGGGAGTTCAAGGTGTATTGGCCAAGGTTAAGGGCGAAGAAGAAATTGATGGTGATGTAGCGTGTTATCTGGAGTCAGTTTTTGACATGATCAGTGATGATGCCTTTCATTGGAATAATATTGAGTCTGTGGTGTCAGATGCCCGGGAAGAGAAGGGGTGTGTGGTGCCATGTGATGGTGGGGTTAGTGAACAAGGAGGAATAAAGAGAGACATATTTTTGAGACTAAACTATGATGAGGTTATTACTGCTTGGTCTAGCCAAGGTTCTTCCCCATGGACAACTTCAAACCCACCTAAGTTCAACTCTGATTATGACTTCTCCTTG GGTTTGAGTGGTGTagatggagaaggaagaagctTAAGGGGACACCTAGATGGTGGAAGAGAAGCAAGAGTGTCGAGGTATAGAGAGAAGAGAAGGACTCGTTTGTTTGCAAAGAAGATAAGATATGAAGTAAGGAAGTTGAACGCAGAGAAAAGGCCTAGAATGAAAGGTCGTTTTGTGAAGAGGACATGCTTTGTTGGAGCCAATGCTTTTCCTGCTTACCACTGA